One region of Deltaproteobacteria bacterium genomic DNA includes:
- a CDS encoding methyl-accepting chemotaxis protein has product MSGALATVALALSTVVAGVYTESVLIDAEREKITAVGSLVGSAVVVYVAMEEEEAAMRSLRELAPSVRGLVSIEVFLAEGGEFVRLDTGLEAAEDEMLHADAEIPGELGTVRTTVSTAAVTEAAGRAWRSLLVVLVVGVGLVLAVAGYLGDRMARMLRLMAQIARAVAKGDLSRTVPISGSRSEIVLLAEDLNRMVDNLRGLVGALSQTVAEVGSVAGESLATTERQQEGANEQTRAADRTLNATEALVESGERIHEASLEVVANADTSLENNKKSAAQSSDLERIVFKMGELLETVRDIAEKSEMLALNASLEGVRAQEHGAGFVLVATEMQRLSESILYAVLQMQQLAKEVRDFAGISSALSADGIRLADGTADSARLIGSLVGALQLGMGEVEQEMTQVSGSALSVASGSQQIAEAMRSLVELAGRLQDQIEVFRTEA; this is encoded by the coding sequence ATGAGCGGCGCACTTGCGACCGTCGCGCTCGCCCTCTCCACGGTGGTCGCGGGCGTCTACACCGAGAGCGTCCTCATCGACGCCGAGCGGGAGAAGATCACCGCGGTCGGCAGCCTGGTCGGCAGCGCGGTCGTCGTCTACGTGGCGATGGAGGAGGAGGAGGCCGCGATGCGCTCCCTGCGGGAGCTGGCCCCCTCCGTTCGCGGCCTGGTCAGCATCGAGGTGTTCCTGGCCGAGGGCGGCGAGTTCGTCCGCCTGGACACGGGCCTCGAGGCCGCCGAGGACGAGATGCTCCACGCGGACGCGGAGATCCCGGGTGAGCTGGGCACGGTGCGGACCACGGTCTCCACCGCGGCCGTGACCGAGGCCGCCGGCCGGGCCTGGCGGAGCCTGCTGGTCGTCCTGGTCGTCGGCGTCGGCCTGGTGCTGGCGGTGGCCGGCTACCTCGGGGACCGCATGGCGCGGATGCTCCGCCTCATGGCGCAGATCGCCCGGGCCGTGGCCAAGGGCGACCTCTCCCGGACGGTTCCGATCTCGGGCAGCCGCAGCGAGATCGTCCTCCTGGCCGAGGACCTCAACCGCATGGTCGACAACCTGCGGGGGCTGGTGGGCGCGCTCTCCCAGACCGTGGCCGAGGTCGGCTCGGTGGCCGGCGAGAGCCTCGCGACCACCGAGCGGCAGCAGGAGGGCGCCAACGAGCAGACCCGGGCGGCCGACCGGACCCTCAACGCCACCGAGGCGCTGGTCGAGTCCGGTGAGCGGATCCACGAGGCCTCGCTGGAGGTGGTCGCCAACGCCGACACCTCCCTGGAGAACAACAAGAAGTCGGCGGCGCAGTCGAGCGATCTCGAGCGCATCGTCTTCAAGATGGGCGAGCTGCTCGAGACCGTGCGGGACATCGCCGAGAAGAGCGAGATGCTCGCCCTCAACGCCTCCCTCGAGGGGGTGCGGGCTCAGGAGCACGGCGCCGGCTTCGTGCTGGTCGCGACCGAGATGCAGCGCCTCTCGGAGTCGATCCTCTACGCGGTGCTCCAGATGCAGCAGCTGGCCAAGGAGGTGCGCGACTTCGCGGGCATCTCCTCGGCGCTCTCCGCCGACGGCATCCGGCTGGCGGACGGGACCGCGGACTCGGCCCGCCTCATCGGCAGCCTGGTGGGCGCGCTCCAGCTCGGCATGGGCGAGGTGGAGCAGGAGATGACGCAGGTGTCCGGCTCGGCCCTCTCCGTGGCCAGCGGCAGTCAGCAGATCGCCGAGGCGATGCGCAGCCTGGTCGAGCTCGCCGGGCGCCTCCAGGATCAGATCGAGGTCTTCCGGACCGAGGCCTGA
- a CDS encoding 4Fe-4S dicluster domain-containing protein, protein MSPGGKKDDGLLRPAFLARTLRANADGSSWTARVFRITTARVIAQAFFFALFTFLLWVTWFSRLEGYPVSLFLELDPLVGFATALSTGTVYRWLWRGMWILVPTLLLGRAFCNWMCPYGTLHQFFGWVFNVRSNKSAIDSSRYRPAYQLKYVGLAIFLVLAAFGSLQIGLLDPICLLTRTFAVALTPASDLAASSLTTAFELDQNTLSFLSSAPGAPEQRIFHGAFFVGLMILGLVGMNLVIPRFFCRVMCPLGAFLGVLSRFALFRIDRDLTKCTDCDLCLSACEGAADPQAALRKSECFVCFNCIDDCPEDALAFRFTPISVKERIVGNLKAGTATLFGNKVISKLGETVRAAPDLRRRRWIFSGLAGVLAYPFLRLTGAVNDRGFHEKAIRPPGSVEESEFLERCIKCDQCLNVCPTNVLQPATLAQAGFEGLWTPVMDFSIGFCQLNCTLCSEVCPTGAIQKISTPRKLGTGEFAGEGPVILGTAFFDRGRCLPWGMETPCVVCEEVCPTSPKAIGTYEEEHVRWDGKTVVLKRPYVRPELCIGCGICEHECPVIDDAAVYVTAIGESRSKARSLLLGSETGEKNG, encoded by the coding sequence ATGAGCCCTGGCGGAAAGAAAGACGACGGGCTCCTGCGCCCGGCCTTCCTCGCGCGGACGCTGCGCGCCAACGCGGACGGCAGCTCCTGGACCGCGCGCGTCTTCCGGATCACCACCGCCCGGGTGATCGCGCAGGCCTTCTTCTTCGCCCTCTTCACCTTCCTGCTCTGGGTGACCTGGTTCTCCCGCCTGGAGGGCTACCCGGTCTCGCTCTTCCTGGAGCTCGATCCCCTGGTGGGCTTCGCCACCGCGCTCTCCACCGGCACGGTCTACCGGTGGCTCTGGCGCGGGATGTGGATCCTGGTGCCGACCCTCCTGCTCGGCCGGGCCTTCTGCAACTGGATGTGTCCCTACGGCACCCTCCACCAGTTCTTCGGCTGGGTCTTCAACGTCCGCTCCAACAAGAGCGCCATCGACTCGAGCCGCTACCGCCCGGCCTATCAGCTCAAGTACGTCGGCCTCGCGATCTTCCTGGTGCTCGCGGCCTTCGGCTCGCTGCAGATCGGCCTGCTCGATCCCATCTGCCTGCTCACCCGCACCTTCGCGGTGGCCCTGACGCCGGCCTCGGACCTCGCCGCCTCCAGCCTCACCACGGCCTTCGAGCTCGATCAGAACACCCTCTCCTTCCTCTCCAGCGCCCCCGGCGCTCCGGAGCAGCGCATCTTCCACGGCGCCTTCTTCGTCGGCCTGATGATCCTCGGCCTGGTCGGGATGAACCTCGTCATCCCCCGCTTCTTCTGCCGGGTGATGTGCCCCCTCGGCGCCTTCCTCGGCGTGCTCTCCCGCTTCGCCCTCTTCCGGATCGACCGGGACCTCACGAAGTGCACCGACTGCGACCTCTGCCTCTCGGCCTGCGAGGGCGCGGCCGATCCCCAGGCCGCCCTGCGCAAGAGCGAGTGCTTCGTCTGCTTCAACTGCATCGACGACTGTCCCGAGGACGCCCTGGCCTTCCGCTTCACGCCGATCAGCGTGAAGGAGAGGATCGTCGGCAACCTCAAGGCGGGTACCGCCACCCTCTTCGGGAACAAGGTGATCTCGAAGCTCGGCGAGACGGTGCGGGCCGCCCCCGACCTTCGCCGCCGCCGCTGGATCTTCTCCGGGCTGGCCGGGGTGCTGGCCTACCCCTTCCTGCGCCTGACCGGCGCGGTGAACGACCGGGGCTTCCACGAGAAGGCCATCCGGCCCCCCGGGAGCGTGGAGGAGAGCGAGTTCCTCGAGCGCTGCATCAAGTGCGATCAGTGCCTCAACGTCTGCCCGACCAACGTCCTGCAGCCCGCCACCCTCGCGCAGGCTGGCTTCGAGGGGCTCTGGACCCCGGTGATGGACTTCTCGATCGGCTTCTGCCAGCTGAACTGCACCCTCTGCAGCGAGGTCTGCCCCACCGGCGCCATCCAGAAGATCTCGACCCCGCGCAAGCTGGGCACCGGCGAGTTCGCCGGGGAGGGGCCGGTGATCCTCGGCACCGCCTTCTTCGACCGGGGCCGCTGCCTGCCCTGGGGGATGGAGACGCCCTGCGTGGTCTGCGAGGAGGTCTGCCCGACCTCGCCCAAGGCCATCGGAACCTACGAGGAAGAGCACGTCCGCTGGGACGGCAAGACCGTCGTCCTGAAGCGACCCTACGTCCGCCCCGAGCTCTGCATCGGCTGCGGAATCTGCGAGCACGAATGCCCCGTGATCGACGACGCCGCGGTCTATGTTACGGCCATCGGCGAGAGCCGCTCGAAGGCGCGATCCCTGCTACTCGGAAGTGAGACCGGAGAGAAGAATGGCTAA
- a CDS encoding aldo/keto reductase, giving the protein MAKKKEGLSRRDLLTLGGAAGAALLLPREARAVEAATATPPKKPAKKDAALPQVPRRILGKTGESIPILLFGGGVPLDPRFDPKLAEALRFGVNYVDAADCYSGGSCEPAVASFHERAKARDRLWITSKSDAHDPEGFEETLEKSLSRLKTDHVDLYFLHALQEGSYLSPEFEKTVARLKKAGKLKYFGFSCHHGNVAELMQQAAKLPWIDAIMFRYNFRMYGDEKLNAAIDACHAAKIGLIAMKTQGSEVSFQEAWKKFEKTGKWNKHQAVLKAVWADSRITAAVSAMDTFEKLKENIAAALDDSELGLREVEALRKYADATRGDACDGCDHLCNPAVDGEVQIGTTLRYLMYHDAYGEAEKAQRLFRELPEGARRLAGIDFEPAKRVCPHGVDVVALMERARQIFVA; this is encoded by the coding sequence ATGGCTAAGAAGAAGGAAGGCCTGAGCCGTCGTGACCTGCTGACCCTCGGGGGCGCCGCGGGCGCCGCCCTGCTGCTGCCCCGGGAGGCGCGGGCGGTGGAGGCCGCGACCGCCACCCCACCGAAGAAGCCGGCGAAGAAGGACGCGGCCCTGCCGCAGGTGCCCCGGCGGATCCTGGGCAAGACCGGCGAGTCGATCCCGATCCTGCTCTTCGGCGGAGGCGTGCCGCTCGATCCGCGCTTCGATCCGAAGCTCGCCGAGGCCCTGCGCTTCGGCGTGAACTACGTCGACGCCGCCGACTGCTACTCCGGCGGCAGCTGCGAGCCGGCGGTGGCGAGCTTCCACGAGCGCGCCAAGGCCCGCGACCGGCTCTGGATCACCTCCAAGAGCGACGCCCACGACCCCGAGGGCTTCGAGGAGACCCTCGAGAAGAGCCTCTCCCGCCTGAAGACCGATCACGTCGATCTCTACTTCCTCCACGCGCTGCAGGAGGGGAGCTACCTCTCCCCCGAGTTCGAGAAGACCGTGGCGCGGCTGAAGAAGGCCGGCAAGCTGAAGTACTTCGGCTTCTCCTGCCACCACGGCAACGTCGCCGAGCTGATGCAGCAGGCCGCCAAGCTGCCGTGGATCGACGCGATCATGTTCCGCTACAACTTCCGGATGTACGGCGACGAGAAGCTCAACGCCGCCATCGACGCCTGCCACGCGGCGAAGATCGGCCTCATCGCCATGAAGACCCAGGGCTCGGAGGTCTCCTTCCAGGAGGCCTGGAAGAAGTTCGAGAAGACGGGGAAGTGGAACAAGCACCAGGCCGTGCTCAAGGCGGTCTGGGCCGACTCCCGGATCACCGCCGCGGTCTCGGCGATGGACACCTTCGAGAAGCTCAAGGAGAACATCGCCGCCGCCCTCGACGACTCGGAGCTGGGCCTGCGCGAGGTGGAGGCCCTCCGGAAGTACGCCGACGCCACCCGGGGCGACGCCTGCGACGGCTGCGACCACCTCTGCAACCCGGCGGTGGACGGCGAGGTCCAGATCGGGACCACCCTGCGCTACCTGATGTACCACGACGCCTACGGCGAGGCGGAGAAGGCCCAGCGCCTCTTCCGCGAGCTCCCCGAGGGCGCCCGCCGCCTCGCCGGGATCGACTTCGAGCCGGCGAAGCGGGTGTGTCCGCACGGCGTGGACGTGGTGGCCCTGATGGAGCGGGCCCGGCAGATCTTCGTGGCCTGA
- a CDS encoding TetR/AcrR family transcriptional regulator: protein MAEDTQEKILEAADALFCELGFEAASTRLIAERSGVNKALIHYHFRNKDELFGAVLDRYYERLGGVLGTALGAEGSVRDRFVALIDAYVDFLRENQGFSHIVQREAAGGRHVERIASRMTPLLQSGVALLRATYPHAFPDDVGPAQVLLSFYGMVISTFTYAPVLAPLLGFDPLGEEALAARKAHLQLMVDLIVRELERPRKEGEAS, encoded by the coding sequence ATGGCCGAAGACACCCAGGAGAAGATCCTCGAGGCCGCTGACGCCCTCTTCTGCGAGCTGGGCTTCGAGGCCGCCAGCACCCGCCTGATCGCGGAGCGCTCCGGCGTCAACAAGGCCCTGATCCACTACCATTTCCGCAACAAGGACGAGCTCTTCGGGGCCGTCCTGGACCGCTACTACGAGCGCCTCGGGGGCGTCCTGGGGACGGCCCTCGGCGCCGAGGGGAGCGTCCGGGACCGCTTCGTGGCTCTGATCGACGCCTACGTCGACTTCCTCCGGGAGAACCAGGGCTTCTCCCACATCGTCCAGCGCGAGGCCGCGGGAGGCCGCCACGTCGAGCGGATCGCCTCCCGGATGACCCCCCTGCTCCAGAGCGGGGTGGCCCTCCTGCGCGCCACCTACCCCCACGCCTTCCCGGACGACGTGGGACCCGCCCAGGTGCTGCTCTCCTTCTACGGGATGGTGATCAGCACCTTCACCTATGCCCCCGTCCTCGCCCCGCTCCTGGGCTTCGATCCCCTGGGAGAGGAGGCGCTGGCGGCTCGAAAGGCCCACCTCCAGCTGATGGTCGATCTGATCGTGAGGGAGCTGGAGCGGCCCAGGAAAGAAGGAGAAGCGTCATGA
- a CDS encoding sterol desaturase family protein has product MLILTFLFLVGMALWSLLEYLIHRFLGHRKRATNPFAKEHRAHHAKIDYFAPMARKVLLAIPVLLLVAGAGALAIGLRLASVVTAGLATGWLLYERLHLRLHQKGPTGAYTHWAIRHHFDHHFMNPSTNHGVSSPVWDVVFGTYQAPRRVKVPKRAAQQMPWLPAVVDVEPGEPAPAEVEAEAAATR; this is encoded by the coding sequence ATGCTGATCCTCACCTTCCTCTTCCTGGTGGGCATGGCCCTCTGGAGCCTGCTCGAGTACCTGATCCACCGCTTCCTCGGTCACCGGAAGCGGGCCACCAACCCCTTCGCGAAGGAGCACCGGGCGCACCACGCGAAGATCGACTACTTCGCCCCGATGGCCCGCAAGGTCCTCCTCGCGATCCCGGTGCTGCTCCTGGTGGCCGGCGCCGGCGCCCTCGCCATCGGCCTTCGCCTGGCCAGCGTCGTCACCGCCGGGCTGGCCACGGGCTGGCTGCTCTACGAGCGGCTGCACCTCCGCCTGCACCAGAAGGGCCCGACCGGGGCCTACACCCACTGGGCGATCCGGCATCACTTCGACCACCACTTCATGAACCCCAGCACCAACCACGGCGTGAGCTCGCCGGTCTGGGACGTGGTCTTCGGCACCTACCAGGCGCCGCGGCGGGTCAAGGTCCCGAAGCGCGCCGCGCAGCAGATGCCCTGGCTGCCGGCGGTGGTCGACGTCGAGCCCGGTGAGCCCGCGCCCGCCGAGGTCGAGGCCGAGGCCGCCGCCACCCGCTGA
- a CDS encoding radical SAM protein, which translates to MMNELSPSTQEAIGRLLGRVMEARERQDGVPFVVAHFVTARCNCKCRSCLWKNNDTPDVPLEDLKSFYAQARDAGFVAAALSGGAPFVRQDLGELVRFMKEEAQMAILLFNTGWFLEQRMDEVAPFIDMMIVSVDSAVPSRHDEIRGLPGLFDRLVRGVKAMRERYPHVPLHLNTCVQKGIEPEIDGLIGLAEELGVKISFDFITEARNAGDGSAFTSTDMGLSLPEVQAVAAHLLEKKRAGAPIVNTGLYFDYMARGRPGYHCHLPKVAMSLDARGNVEDCLALERPIGNIRETPLKEIMARQRFLELRRDAEGCSSCNSPTMVDCSHIWERPELLLSEGGLAF; encoded by the coding sequence ATGATGAACGAACTCTCGCCCTCGACCCAGGAGGCGATCGGCCGGCTGCTCGGACGGGTGATGGAGGCCCGGGAGCGACAGGACGGCGTGCCCTTCGTCGTCGCCCACTTCGTCACCGCCCGCTGCAACTGCAAGTGCCGCAGCTGTCTGTGGAAGAACAACGACACGCCGGACGTCCCCCTCGAGGACCTCAAGTCCTTCTACGCCCAGGCGCGGGACGCCGGCTTCGTGGCGGCGGCCCTCTCCGGCGGGGCGCCCTTCGTGCGCCAGGACCTCGGTGAGCTCGTCCGCTTCATGAAGGAGGAGGCGCAGATGGCCATCCTCCTCTTCAACACCGGCTGGTTCCTCGAGCAGCGGATGGACGAGGTCGCGCCCTTCATCGACATGATGATCGTCAGCGTCGACTCGGCCGTTCCTTCCCGCCACGACGAGATCCGCGGGCTGCCCGGCCTCTTCGACCGCCTGGTGCGGGGGGTGAAGGCCATGCGCGAGCGCTACCCCCACGTGCCCCTGCACCTGAACACCTGCGTGCAGAAGGGCATCGAGCCGGAGATCGACGGACTGATCGGCCTGGCCGAGGAGCTCGGCGTGAAGATCTCCTTCGACTTCATCACCGAGGCCCGCAACGCCGGCGACGGCTCGGCCTTCACCTCCACCGACATGGGGCTCTCCCTGCCGGAGGTGCAGGCGGTGGCGGCGCACCTGCTGGAGAAGAAGCGGGCCGGCGCGCCGATCGTGAACACCGGCCTCTACTTCGACTACATGGCCCGCGGCCGGCCCGGCTACCACTGCCACCTCCCCAAGGTGGCGATGAGCCTCGACGCCCGCGGCAACGTCGAGGACTGCCTGGCCCTCGAGCGCCCCATCGGCAATATCCGGGAGACTCCGCTGAAGGAGATCATGGCGCGCCAGCGCTTCCTGGAGCTGCGCCGGGACGCGGAGGGCTGCTCCTCGTGCAACTCGCCCACCATGGTGGATTGCTCCCACATCTGGGAGCGCCCGGAGCTGCTACTCTCCGAGGGAGGCCTGGCCTTCTAG
- a CDS encoding DUF362 domain-containing protein: MSDEKPKLDRRAFLRQVGAASALAAGAGWASLAPPHWPGSLRDPDGERGKPEEPIFHLPEGGFAVEPSSVHAELGVARGSRVDALVRGAIDAIGGMPRFVKPGDVVLIKPNVAFGRAAPLGATTNPEVLAALIHLCQEAGAEEVRVADNPIESPEDCFVRTGIRRAASEAGARVYLPTTADFELLNVPGATWIERWPFFWRPFRGVTKVIGTAPVKDHNLCRASMTTKNWYGLLGGRRNQFHQDIHGIISDLALMLRPTFVLLDGTRVLFRSGPTGGSLADVREGKTVVASTDSLAADAFGWDDLLERKGEDLPAYFAQAEARGLGRPGWRTLRLKEVQVG; encoded by the coding sequence GTGAGCGACGAGAAGCCGAAGCTCGATCGGAGGGCCTTCCTGCGGCAGGTCGGCGCCGCCTCGGCCCTCGCCGCTGGCGCGGGCTGGGCCTCCCTCGCCCCACCCCACTGGCCCGGCTCCCTGCGCGACCCGGACGGAGAGCGCGGAAAGCCCGAGGAGCCCATCTTCCACCTGCCCGAGGGCGGCTTCGCGGTGGAGCCCTCGAGCGTCCACGCCGAGCTGGGGGTGGCCCGGGGCAGCCGGGTCGACGCCCTGGTGCGCGGCGCCATCGACGCCATCGGGGGCATGCCCCGCTTCGTGAAGCCCGGCGACGTCGTCCTCATCAAGCCCAACGTGGCCTTCGGCCGCGCCGCTCCCCTGGGGGCGACCACCAACCCCGAGGTCCTCGCCGCCCTGATCCACCTCTGCCAGGAGGCCGGGGCCGAGGAGGTGCGGGTGGCGGACAACCCCATCGAGTCCCCCGAGGACTGCTTCGTCCGCACGGGGATCCGCCGGGCGGCGAGCGAGGCCGGCGCGCGGGTCTACCTCCCCACGACGGCGGACTTCGAGCTCCTGAACGTCCCCGGGGCCACCTGGATCGAGCGCTGGCCCTTCTTCTGGCGCCCCTTTCGCGGCGTCACCAAGGTCATCGGCACCGCGCCGGTGAAGGACCACAACCTCTGCCGGGCCTCGATGACGACCAAGAACTGGTACGGGCTGCTCGGCGGCCGCCGCAACCAGTTCCACCAGGACATCCACGGCATCATCTCGGATCTGGCGCTGATGCTCCGCCCCACCTTCGTGCTCCTCGACGGGACCCGGGTGCTCTTCCGCAGCGGCCCCACCGGCGGCTCGCTGGCCGACGTGCGCGAGGGCAAGACCGTGGTGGCCTCGACCGACTCGCTGGCCGCGGACGCCTTCGGCTGGGACGACCTGCTGGAGCGCAAGGGCGAGGACCTCCCCGCCTACTTCGCCCAGGCTGAAGCCCGCGGGCTCGGCCGGCCCGGGTGGAGGACCCTGCGCCTGAAGGAGGTCCAGGTCGGATGA
- a CDS encoding radical SAM protein, whose amino-acid sequence MREVEFEVEALLAALAPTLRRGRLLTGGWKLVDALFVRDDTISLRLVSRRGGALELWVSPRDEGREAYARTPHFNVNYRRPRQRGADPGAEGAGAGGVLRLVVRALERADAGQRRWIFPEVPPAPPEVAVAVYTLSLPSPCGLRCTFCGIEPEPALAARTLAELHSELHQGREQGARLLNLTGTEPLAHPHALGLVREAVRLGYEELHISTAGLPLADRAFAEALADALPGRYELSIPILAAEAELHDALTRTPGSHQRLLEALAIAREVFEPSRIKLVCVVLAQNLAAIPDLARHAAALGLELQLQLPFPDRAEPGSRYEAVALRYEEAVEALLVPGSELSLSEVHPCILWRHEQATGLPVFTRLGGERSRLTGRAEVDSQALAARGTRLRAGVPSVACPEREACALAGQCSGAIYRAYAERFGLGEFRAVPAEALAPSGT is encoded by the coding sequence GTGCGGGAGGTCGAGTTCGAGGTCGAGGCGCTGCTCGCGGCCCTCGCCCCGACGCTCCGGCGCGGCCGCCTCCTCACCGGTGGTTGGAAGCTGGTCGACGCGCTCTTCGTGCGCGACGACACCATCAGCCTGCGCCTCGTCTCCCGGCGGGGTGGGGCGCTGGAGCTCTGGGTCTCCCCACGCGACGAGGGGCGGGAGGCCTACGCCCGCACCCCGCACTTCAACGTGAACTACCGCCGCCCGAGGCAGCGGGGCGCGGACCCGGGCGCCGAGGGCGCGGGCGCGGGAGGGGTCCTGCGGCTGGTCGTCCGGGCGCTGGAGCGCGCCGACGCCGGGCAGCGGCGCTGGATCTTCCCCGAGGTGCCGCCCGCGCCCCCCGAGGTCGCGGTGGCCGTCTACACCCTCTCCCTGCCCAGCCCCTGCGGGCTGCGCTGCACCTTCTGCGGGATCGAGCCCGAGCCCGCGCTCGCCGCCCGCACCCTGGCGGAGCTCCACTCGGAGCTGCACCAGGGGCGGGAGCAGGGGGCGCGCCTGCTCAACCTGACCGGCACCGAGCCCCTGGCGCACCCCCACGCCCTCGGCCTGGTGCGGGAGGCGGTGCGCCTCGGCTACGAGGAGCTCCACATCTCCACCGCCGGCCTCCCCCTGGCCGACCGAGCCTTCGCCGAGGCGCTGGCCGACGCCCTCCCGGGACGGTACGAGCTCTCCATCCCCATCCTGGCCGCCGAGGCGGAGCTCCACGACGCCCTCACCCGGACCCCCGGCAGCCACCAGCGCCTCTTGGAGGCGCTCGCCATCGCCCGGGAGGTCTTCGAGCCCTCCCGGATCAAGCTGGTCTGCGTCGTCCTCGCCCAGAACCTCGCGGCCATCCCCGACCTCGCGCGCCACGCCGCTGCGCTGGGGCTCGAGCTGCAGCTGCAGCTCCCCTTCCCGGACCGGGCCGAGCCGGGCTCGCGCTACGAGGCGGTCGCCCTGCGCTACGAGGAGGCGGTCGAGGCCCTCCTCGTCCCGGGCTCGGAGCTCTCCCTCTCCGAGGTGCACCCCTGCATCCTCTGGCGCCACGAGCAGGCCACCGGGCTCCCGGTCTTCACCCGGCTGGGCGGGGAGCGCTCGCGCCTGACCGGCAGGGCCGAGGTGGACAGCCAGGCCCTCGCCGCGCGGGGCACGCGCCTGCGGGCCGGCGTGCCCTCGGTCGCCTGCCCCGAGCGCGAGGCCTGCGCCCTGGCCGGGCAGTGCAGCGGTGCGATCTACCGGGCCTACGCCGAGCGCTTCGGCCTCGGCGAGTTCCGCGCGGTGCCGGCCGAGGCCCTCGCCCCGTCCGGGACCTGA